One window from the genome of Salvia miltiorrhiza cultivar Shanhuang (shh) chromosome 7, IMPLAD_Smil_shh, whole genome shotgun sequence encodes:
- the LOC130991380 gene encoding early light-induced protein 1, chloroplastic-like, whose translation MQFITPPTNYQSFCTLCFKLIKPIFSLSLSLSLTHTPKMAASCYGMSAISCVATRGGQSQLLGASNLKRDLKFRVRSSAEKDETKEPSMAPPIPSPKPITPKPKVSTDFFDVLAFSGPAPERINGRLAMTGFVAAIAVELASGRDIFSQVQNGGFSWFLFTSALLSVASLVPLFSGQTPESKAGAVMTSDAELWNGRFAMLGLIALALTEYVKGGALVSL comes from the exons ATGCAATTCATTACTCCACCAACCAACTATCAAAGCTTTTGCACTTTGTgtttcaaattaattaaacccatcttctctctctctctctctctctctctcacacacacaccaaAAATGGCTGCATCTTGCTATGGAATGTCTGCAATTTCATGTGTTGCTACAAGGGGTGGCCAGAGCCAGCTGCTTGGAGCTTCTAACTTGAAGAGAGATCTCAAGTTTAGAGTCAGAAGCTCTGCTGAG AAAGATGAGACCAAAGAGCCGTCCATGGCCCCTCCCATTCCCAGCCCCAAACCAATCACTCCCAAGCCTAAG GTGAGCACCGACTTCTTCGACGTGTTGGCCTTCAGCGGGCCGGCGCCGGAGCGGATCAACGGGCGGCTGGCGATGACCGGATTCGTGGCGGCGATCGCGGTGGAGCTGGCCAGCGGGAGGGACATCTTCTCGCAGGTGCAGAACGGCGGCTTCTCGTGGTTCCTCTTCACCAGCGCCCTGCTGTCGGTGGCCTCCCTCGTCCCGTTGTTCAGCGGCCAGACGCCGGAGTCCAAAGCCGGCGCCGTCATGACCTCCGACGCCGAGCTCTGGAACGGGAGGTTCGCCATGCTCGGCCTCATCGCTTTGGCCCTCACCGAGTATGTCAAAGGTGGCGCCCTAGTGTCCCTCTAA